The following DNA comes from Mycobacterium sp. MS1601.
TCGGGATGGATAGGCAGATCATGGATGCGGATGCCGGTGGCATTGAACACCGCGTTGCCGATGGCAGCCGCGGAGCCGACGGTGCCCAGCTCGCCGACGCCGCGGGCGCCGACCTCGCTGAAGTCGGGATCATCGCCGTCGAGACACACCGCGTCGATGAACGGCACGTCCGCATTGACCGGAACCACGTAGTCGGCCAGGTTGGCCGCCGCCATACGTCCATCCGGTTCGATCGGATTGGCTTCCAGCAGCGCATGGCCGATCCCGAAGATCACCCCGCCCACCACCTGACTGCGGGCCGTTTTTGCGTTGATCACCCGGCCGATGTCCACCACGCTGGTGAACCGGCTGACCCGGGTCTCACCGGTGAACGTGTTGACCCGCACTTCGCAGAAGTGCGCGCCGAAGCCATGGGCGGCATAAGGGATCATGATGTTCTCGTCGGCATGGGTGGCCTCGATCTCCGTGCGGCCCAACCCGCGCAGCAGATCGGCGAACGGGAGTTCGGCAGTGGCGGAGCGCAACACGCCGGCCTCATAGGTCACCGGCGTGCCTGATTCGGCCAGTGGCGAATTGGGGTCGGTGCCGGCCGCCTCGACCAACTGGGCGGCGGCCGCGCGGGCCGCGGTGCGAGCGGTCGGAGCAAGGCTGCCGGTGGCGCGTGAACCGACGGCGCCGGCCCCCGGCGGCAGGGCGGTGTCACCCACTTCCACCACCACACGGTCCATGGGCAGGCCCAGCGCATCGGCGACGACGATGGCCAGCGCGGTGGCCGACCCGGTGCCGATGTCCATGGTGCCCGACTGCACCAGCACGGTGCCGTCATCGCGGAACCGGACTCGCACCGCGTTCTCGGCACGACCGGCGGCCGGGTAAATCGCGGTGGCCATGCCCATGCCGACCAACCACTGGCCGTCCCGGTTGGTCGCGGGCGCGGCGGAGCGACGATTCCAACCGAATCGGGCGGCGCCCACGCGGTAACACTCGTCGAGCCTCTTGCTGGTCCACCGACGGTCGGTGCCGGGCACCACCGTCGCATAGTTGCGCAGCCGCAGTTCCACCGGATCCACACCGGTGGCGACGGCCAGTTCGTCCATCGCCGTTTCGATGGCGAACGCGCCTGGCGCCTCGTTGGGTGCGCGCATCGCCCAGGTGGGCGGGATGTCCAAGGTGACCTGACGTTGGTCGACGTGAAGATTGGGTGTGCGGTACAGCACGGCGCTGGTCTCGGAAGCCGTGCGCATGGGCCAACCACCCACCGCTGGATGTGCGGAGTCCGACTCGTGGCTGACAGCGTTGAGCGTGCCGTCGGCATTGGCGCCCAACCGTATGCGTTGACGGACGGCCGACCGGTGCCCGACAACGCTGAACACCTGAGTTCGACTGAGCAGCAACCTGACCGGGCGGTTGAGTTCACGCGCGGCCGCGGCGGCCAGCGTGGCGTCCGACCACGGCAGCACGCGGCTACCGAATCCGCCTCCGACATAGGTGGAGATCACTCGCAGCTGATCCGGTTGGATCCCGAGTGCGCCCGTCAGGCCGACCACCGCGCGGCCGGGGAACTGGGTGCCGGTGTAGATGGTCAGCTGATCACCGTCCCAGAACGCCAGCGAGGCATGGGGTTCCATGGCTGCCGCGTGCTGGGCCTGCTGGCTGACGGTGATGTCGATGGTCACGGCACTGTCCTGCAGCGCGGTGTCGATGGTCCCGACTCCTGGGGCCAGCACCGTGGTTGTGCCGGAGACCTCGGCCGGCATGGTGACACCGGGACCGGCATCGGCCAGTGACGTTCTGGGCGTGCGTTCCTCGTAGGAAGTGGTGATCATGGCTGCCGCGTCCCGGGCATGTTCGAAGGTGTCTGCCACCACCACGCCGATGGCCTGGCCGCGGAAGCGAACCTCCTGATCCTGCAGCGGGCGGTAGTTCTCACCCAGCCCGCTCGGGTCGGCGGGTTCCAACCGCAGGGGCGCGAAGGGGGTGTACACCGCCACGACACCGGGCGCCGCAGCGGCGGCGTCGGTGTCCATGGCGGTGATGCGACCCAGACCGATGGTGGAGGTCACCAGAACCGCGTGTGCCATGCCAGGTTCTTGGTAGTCCGCGGGGTAGCGGGCCACGCCGGTGGTCTTGACCCGGCCGTCAACCCGGGAGATGTTGGCGCCCAACGGGGTCGTCATGAGGTCTCCGTGATATCGGTGAGGGCGCGGGCGATGGCGCGGCGCAGCAGAGCTGGTTTGAACGCGTTGTTGGTCAACGGCCGGGCATCGGTGGCGGCTGCAGCGGCAGCCGCGGTGAAGGTGTCCAGTGTCGCGGGCCGATTCACCAACAGGTTTTCCACCTCGGGAAGTCGCCACGGCACCGTGGCCACCCCGCCGGCCGCCACCCGTGCCCGCGTGATCGTGCGTCCGCGCAGGGTGACCGCGGCGGCCACCGAAGTCAGTGCGAACTCGTAGGACTGCCGGTCGCGGACCTTGAGATAGCCGCTGCGGGTGCCTGCGGGCAGCGGGGGAACGGTGATGGCGGTGATGAGTTCTCCAGGGGCCAGGTCGTTCTCGACGTCCGGGGTGCTCTGCGGCTGCCGGTAGAACTGCTCGAGGGCCACGGTGCGTTCACCCTCGGCGTTGCTCACCTGCACCGAGGCCTCCGCAGCGACCAACGCCACGGCCACATCACTGGCGTGGGTGGCCACGCAGGCATCGCTGGTGCCCAGCACCGCGTGCATGCGGTTGTACCCGGTGATCGCCGAGCAGCCGGTGCCGGGATTGCGCTTGTTGCACGGCATCGACAGGTCGCGAAAGTAACTGCATCGAGTGCGCTGCAACAGGTTTCCACCCATGGAGGCCATGTTGCGCAGCTGCGGTGAGGCGCTCAGCTCCAAGGCCCGGCTGATCAGGGTGTAGTCGCTGCGTACCGCGGGGTGCTCGGCCACGTCGGTCATCCGCTCGAGCGCGCCGATACGCAGGCCGGTGCCGTCGACGGTGATGCCGGTCAACGGCAGGCCGTTGATGTCGACCACCTGCTCAGGCGTAAGCACTTCGAGCTTCATCAGATCCACCAGGGTGGTGCCGCCGGCGAGGAAGCTGGCGCCGGTGAGGGCGGTGGCTGCGGACACCGAGTCGGCTACGGCGTAGGTGTAGGGGCGCATGTCAGGCCATCCGATCGCGTGCGGTTTTGACGGCTTCGACGATGAACGGGTAGGCGCTGCAGCGACAGATGTTGCCTGACATGTGTTCCCGGATCTGTTCGTCGGACTCGGTGCGTCCGTCCTCGATCACCGCTACGGCGGACATGATCTGGCCTGGGGTGCAGAACCCGCATTGCATGGCGTCGTTGTCGATGAATGCTTGCTGGACGGGGTGCAGGTCGTCGCCATCAGCGAGGCCCTCGATGGTGGTGACCGCGCGGGTGTGCACGGTGGGCGCCAGCGTCAGACAGGACAGCACCCGGCGTCCGTCGACGTGCACGGTGCAGGCGCCGCACTGACCGTGGTCACAGCCCTTCTTGGTGCCGGTCAGCCCGATCTGGTCGCGAAGCGCGTCGAGCAGCGTGGCGCGGGGATCGAGGGCGAGGGTGTGCTCGGTGCCGTTGACCACCAGCACGGTCGAGATGAGGTCGGGGTCGACATCGGTGCCTGCGGCGTCGTCACCCAGGCGGGAGACCACCACGGCGACGCCGGCCGTCGCCGCGACAGCGGTGCCGGAGTAGGCGATGAAGCGGCGGCGTGATACCCCGAAGGGCAGCACCGACATTCGAGGTGGTGGGTCGGCCTCGGTGGTGGTGTCAGAGCCGTCGTCTGGCATCGTTTCTCCGTCGTCCTCGCAAGTCGGTAGGGGGTTGACACCACAGTGGCAGTGCATTTCGGGGCTATTCAGGGATTGGTTATCCGGGTATCGGCAGTCCCGCCCTGAGCCGCCGGGAGAATCGGTGACGGGTCGATCTGCACAGTAGGGCCCGAGAACGTCTGGAGACAATGACCGAAAAGCCTTGGTGCTCGGTGCCGATAAACTGACCACACCGATAGGGAGGTACATCGATGGCCACCGCGTACTGGATTGCGATCTACAGATCGATCTCCGACCCGCAGCGGCACAAGAAGTACGCTGAGATCGCCGGTCCCGCGATTGCCGCCGCCGGTGGCGAATTCCTGGCTCGCAGTGGTGAATTCACGTCGCTCTATCCCGATTCCGCGGTCCGGATCGTGCTCATCCAGTTCCCGAGCCATGAGGCCGCGTTGGACTGCTACAACAGCGACGAGTATCAGCGGGCCTGTGCGGTGCTCGGGGACGCAGTAGAGCGGGAAGTGCGCATCGTCGACGCCTTGGGCTGAGGGCGGCTACCTGCGGGACGCCGTGTCATCCTCCGGCTCGTCGTCGTCCCAGTCGACCCATTCGGGCAGGGGAGTAGGTGGAACCACCGCCCACGTGGTGGATGGGCCCAGATCCGGATTCGAACGTAGGCGTTGCGCCTTGAACTTGCCTACGTTGCGCAGGTACACCACCACAAAGATGGTCACGCCGACGGCGAGGAAGGCCAGTAGCGCCCACTTGGCCAGAGTCAGCCACATACTGGGTCCCCGGTTCGGAGCGGCAGACTAACCATTGTTCTGAGAGTAGACCCGGGCGGGTACTTCTACAGAGTGACTGGCCGACTATGCCGCTTTGCTGCTATGCATGGATCCGGAGATCTGTGGCCAGCTGAGTTCCGATGGAACACGACCCGGGGAAGGCGGACGTATGGGCAAGAACCTGAACGCAGGAATTGAACAGCTATATGCCACTGCGGTCGAGGTCGACGGCCATGCCGAAGCCGTACTGACCGGCCATTCCCAGGCCGACGGGCGCATCGAATCCGCCGAAACAGGACTCAAAGGCGTTTCGGCGCGGGCACTGGGCCTCAAGACGGCGGCTTGGCGGCAGCGCACCGCGGTGCTCGGTGGAGCCGTTGCTGGGCACGCCGAGGCGCTGCGGGGCAGCGGGCAAGGTTTCGCCGACATGGAGGAGCGGCACGCAGCTGCCCTCGACCGGCTCCGGCCCCAGGGACCCACACCATGACTGTGACAGTTGCCGACATCGACGAATGGAGCGTGGAGTCCATCCGGGAGGTTCATCGCGCGGCGGTGGCACGGTCACGCGCATCCAGGGATGCGGCACAGGGCCTGAACGCCCTGTCGATCTTCGAGACATGGCAGGGCGAGACCGCGGACGCGGCCCGCGACGCAGTAGCGAGCACCGGCAAGAACCTCGAGATGGACGCCGTCGAGGCGCATGTTGTGGCAGTCGCTGCTGGTCAGGCCGCAGACGACCTGGCAGCGGTCAAGAACCGTCTGCAGGTGTTGCGTCAGAAGGCGGCGTCGATGGACATGCAGATCGATGCCACCACCAACACCATCGTGCCTGCAGCGGGAGTGTCCATGCCGCTGATGGAGGCCGAGCTGAAGGCGATGGAACTGCAGCCCGAGTTGACCTCGATCGTCGCCGCCGCGAACACCGTGGATGCCGCGTTCGCCAATGCCATCGAGATCGCCAGCGGTGACGGCCCACCGGTGCCGCCGATCCCGGGTACCGTCCCGCCCGAAACCGCCGACCTCAAGCCTCCGCCCGACTCGGCGCGGGGCGGTGGGTACTGGTCGGTGGACCGGTCGCAGGGCGGGTTCGACAAGCCCGTGCAGGGACCCGTCGCGCCCTGGCAACGGGCCATCGACCCGTCAGACATGAAGCAACTGACCGGGCCGTCGTCCGGCATGCAGGAGGTTGTCGAACCCAACTGGCCCGGAATGGAGGCCGAGCCGATAGCTCACCTCCAAGAGGCGTATCGGCTGCGGATCACCGGTCAGAGCTTCGACGGCTCTGCCGAGCACGTGCGCTGGATACACGAAGACGGCCGGTGGTATCAGGCGAAGTGGGTCGATTATCAGTTCGAAGCCGAGCACCTGACCAAGGTCGTCACCGAGCAAGACCTCGGCGGGCTCTCGATTCCGGCTGTCGGGCTCGGGGAATGGGAGCCGATCACCATTCAGGAGATTTACAACGCCGCCGCTCACAACCCGCGTCTGACGATGTACATCCCCGATATTTGTGGGCCCGTCATCGCCATCGGTGCCGATGAATCGCCCATCACCCCGGGACTCCCTACCGCCTCGGTGCCCAGATGACCTCTCGGACAACGGTGGTGTGGGTCGCAGCAGCGGTGACGGTCGTGGTGGTTGCCGTCGCCGCGGTACTGATCGTGATGCGGGGCGACGACTCCGAACCGACCACAGATTGCGGCGTCGTCAGCTCGTTGTTCGCTCAATGGAACGACACCGTGGGGACGGCGGAGGCGGCGATCGCCAGCGGCGAAGAAGGTCGGGAGGGCACTCTCGACCTCGCGGACGCCGAATCCTCGATGGCCACCGCCATCCGGGATTCACAAGGTGATGTCGACTCGACGGATATTACCGGCTACCTCGACCAATGGGCCTCCGGCGCAGAACAAATCGCGCAGAGCCGCCGAGATCAGGTGAATAACCCCGACCGGAGCGTCACCGATCCCGCGCCCCGTGGATACGTCGAAGGCTCGCTGTCGACGCAGACAGCGATCGCGGGCTTGGTGTCGGCCTGCCCGGAGGCCAGGCCGCCGAGCAACAACGCCTGACGGACGGTGTTGTGCCCGCCTCTGCGCGACTTTTGCGCGACTTTGATAATGCGTCGCTGAAAAGTCGCGTAAAGGCGGGCGCTTCGGGCCCGTATGCTGACGCCTGAAGGCCGTCTGATCGGCAAGGAGTCGAGATGACAGACGATGACCCCCGCGCCAAGTACCGGCAGCTACCTCCACCCATCGACCCCGAGGACATGGTCGAGACCGTCGACGCATCCGAGGACAACGAAACGCCTCGGGATCCGAACGAGGGCGCCGGCCCGTATCTACGGATCACATGGGGTCCGTCAGTCGGTTGACGGACCGGACTGCACCGCCCAGGGCTGCGCGGCCTGCGCACCGGCCTTGCGGATACTGACCTTCTCGAACCGATTGAGGTAGGGCCGGGACTCACCGGCGGTCACTGCGGCCAGCAGGTTGACGGCATCGCGCCCGAACGTCCAAGGCGCCAGATCCACCGCGGTGATCCGCTGATTGCTCAATTCCGTTGTGGGATCACTACTCAACGAGGCCAGGCCGAACTCGGGGCCGACGTGCCTGCCCATCGACTGCAGGATGCCGATGGACCGGCCGGCGAAACCCTGCGGCGCGCACACCAGGGCATCGACATCTGACGGGGCGGCGGCTGAGCGCACCGCCGCGCTCAGCTCCTCTAGCGTTGCACCCAGCGGGCAGTCGAAGGCGGACGGCTCCACCGACTGCGTTGCGCACCAGTCCAGATAGCTCTGTCGCACATCGTCGGCCCAGGACGAGTAGAACTGCCGGTCCGATCCGACGAAAGCCGGCCTGCCGTAACCGCTTTGGCGCAGGTGGTCGAGGACCAGCCGGGTTAGGTCGCTGTGCGGCGCTTCGATCACCGCGGACACCGCATCGGCCAGGGCCTCCGGTGGCCGGCCGGCCGTCACCATCGGGATTCCGGCGTCGACCAGACGCTCGAGCATGGGATCGCCCGGCAGGGGATCGACCGCCAGCACGCCGTCGACCTGGAAGTGCCGCGGACCCACGTCGGCGTCACGGGCGAAGAGCGTCAGATCGGCGTCGTGCTCGGCCGACCCGTGCGCCGCGCCGAACGCGAACTCCATGTAGAAGTTGAAGTTCCTCGCGATCGGCGGGATGTAGATCCCGAAGGCGCCGACGCTGCGGCCGCGCAACTGGCGGGCCGCCCGGTTGGTCACGTAGCCGAGTTCGCTGGCGGCGGCGGCCACCTTCGCCGCGGTGGCCGGCGACACCCGGCCGCCGCCGTGCAACGCGTCGGAGACCGTCGTCTTCGACAGCCCGACATGCTGGGCGATCTCCACGATCGTCACCCGTCGCGCTGCCATGCGGTCATCGTAACCAGCTCGTAAATTGCCGCTCACCCCTTGACAAGGCCCCGGGTGTGGCACGAGTCTCAGACGTGCCGGAACGTTCCGGCACGAGTGGAGACGCTGATGCCCGCCGAGGCCCCACGCCCAGCGAAACGCCGCAACGCGACCATCGTGGTTGCGCTCGCCGTGCTGAACTTCGTGATCCTGCTGTTCCCGCCGCTGACGTGGTACCTCGGTCAGAACGGGGTGTGGTTCTTCCTCATCACCGGCGTGATCGGCGTGGTCTCACTGCTGATCATGTACCGCGCCGACAGTTCGGTCGGGGAGGACTGACATGGAGATCCTCATCGGCTACGGCGGCGTCGCCGTCTTCCTCATCGTGCTGTTGGTCGTCCTGCAACGCACCAAAGGCAGCGCCGATTTCAGCGAATATGCCACGGCCGGGCGGTCTTTCGGCCCGATGTTCTCGGCGATGGCGTTTGTCAACACCTGGCTGCCCGGCACGATCTTCATCGCCTTCGCCGGCTACGCTGCCAGCGCCGGGGCCATCGGGTTCTATTTCGTGGCCTACTCGATCCTGGCGGTCGTGCTCATGTTCCTGCTGGCCAAACCCGTGCACGAGTGGGGCAGACGATTCGACCTACGCACCCAGGCCGACCTGCTGGGCCTGCGCTACGGCTCCACGGCGGTCCGGGTGATCGCCGCCCTCATCGGTGTCATCGCCTCGTTCCCGTGGATCGTGCTCGGCATGCAGTCGCTGACCCTGGTCTTCGAGTACCTGTCTTTCGGCGCCGTGCCCGCGGCGGGGGCGGCTTTCATCGGCATCGGAGTCCTGGTCGCGCGCCAGTGGTGGACGGTGCGCCTGGGCGCCCGCGGCCTGGTGATCAGCGATTTCGTGCAGGGCATCGTCGCGTATCTGGTCGGCACCGTGCTGATCCTCGGCCTGCTCACCTGGTTGCTGACCCACGGCCACGGTTTCGGCGAGGTCGACCCCACGTTCTTCACCCTGCCCGGGCCTGGCAGCGTCGACGGCCCGCTGTATCTGTTCTCGTTGATCGCCACCGGTGCGCTCGGCGGCTGGTGCTGGCCGGACATCTTCGTACGGCTGTTCGCCTCCAACAGCACCCACACCATCAAACGCGCTGCCGTGATGGCCTCACCGCTACTGCTGATCTTCGGCTCCTCGCTGTGCCTGCTGGCCCTGGCGGCCTCGACCTACCCCGGCGTGGCCGAGGCCCCCGACGAGGTGTGGTTCCTGACGGCCTCCATCGGCGGACCGGCGATCCTGACGCTGGCCGGGGTGTGCGTGCTGGCCGCCACCATGGGCAACGTCGGGGCCAACCTGCAGGCCCTGGGTGCGCAGATCGCCAACGACGTGGTGGGCGTGGCCCGCGGAACCCGCGTCGAAGATCCCCGCTGGGGCAAGATCTCGGTCGGCGTGCTGACGCTGCTGGCCGGTGCGGTCGCGGTGGCGACGACGGACGCGCTGTCCTCCGGCATGGTGACGCTGGCGCAGGTGTCCTATCAGGGCATCGTGCAGCTTGCGCCCACGGTGTTCCTCGGAATCTTCTGGCGCCGCGGCAATGCCACCGCCGCGGTGGCCGCGATGGTCCTCGGTTTCGGCACGGCCTGTGTGCTGCAGGTGCTCTACCCGATCGCCATCCCGGCGCTCGGCGGCCTGACCTCCGGGGTGGCCGCCCTGGCCGTCAACTTCGCCGTATACATCGTCGTGGCGTACGCCATGCCGTCGAACGCTGACGAAAAGCGGCGCGTGGACGAGCTTTTCGATTCCCTGCAGGCTCCCGAGAAGGTGGGTACCACATGAGCGCGCAACGACGCACCGGCTACATCTGGCACGAACGCTACGCCTGGCATGACACCGGCACCCACGTCGGCATCTTCCCGGCCGGCGGTTTCAACCAGCCGCACATGACCTTCGAGAGCGCCGAGTCGAAATCCCGCATGGCCGGGCTGGTCGAGGTCTCCGGGATGATCGACGAGCTGACCCGGATCGCACCACGGACGGCCACACGCGAGGACCTGCTGCGGGTGCACGACGCCGCGTACATCGATCGCATCGAACGCGAGAGCGCCGACCGCGGCGGCGACGGGGGAGACGGCTTCACCCCGTTCGGACCCGGGTCCTACGACATCGCCCGGCTGGCCGCCGGCGGCACCATCGCCGCCGCCGAGGCCGTCCTCACCGGCGCCGCCGACAACGCCTACGCGTTGGTGCGCCCACCCGGCCACCACGCCCGCCGCGACACGGGCATGGGCTTCTGCATCTTCTCCAACGTCTGTGTCGCCATCGAATACGCCCGTGCCCACCTCGGTGTACGGCGGGTCGCGATCGTCGACTACGACGTCCACCACGGCAACGGCGCCGAATCCATCTACTGGGACGACCCCGATGTGCTCACCATCTCCCTGCACCAGGACCGGCTCTTCCCTCAGGACACCGGCGCCGTCACCGACACCGGAGCCAGCGGCACCAACATCAACGTGCCCCTGCACGCCGGCTCGGGCAACGGGGCGTACCTCGCGGCGATCGAACGGGTCGCCGTCCCGGCCGTGACGGCGTTCCGGCCCGACATCATCTTCGTCTCCAGCGGATTCGATCCCAGTCCCGTCGACCCGCTCGGCTGCATGACCGTCACCTCGGGTGGCTTCAAGGACATGGCCGCCCTCCTGGTCACCCTGGCCGAGGACGTGTGCGGCGGCAAGATCGTCTTCTCCACGAAGGCGGCTATTCGCCGGTGCACGTACCGTTCTGCGGGCTGGCGGTGCTGGAAGCGTTGACCGGTCACGAAACCGGTGCGGTCGACCCGTTCGGGCAGAGCTTCGATGCCTCGCCGGCGCATCTGCTGCAACCGTGGCAGGACGCGGTGATCGCCCAGGCGGCGTTGATCGCCGAGGCGCTGCGGCTCTAGAGACTGGTCAGGGCATACCGCGACTGACGTTACCGGGCCGGGGGAGCCCCGGCGATGAGGTCGGTTGCCGGAGTCGCGCAAGCAGCGGCGCGAAGTCATCCTCGCGCCGGCAGACACGGCACCACACCTGCAGTTCGTCGAGAATCGAGGCTGAAAGCCCAACCTGGGCGCGCAGAGCCACATGCAGGAGGCGACGAATGGCCGCTGAATGGTGCGCGCTGCCCAGGTTCATGTACACCACGGCGCGGTCCTCGACGGTCAGATGCTGGTTCAGGGCGTCGGCGAGTTCCCACGCGATCTGATGTTCTGTTGTTGCGCTTATGCCGCACCACCTCTACGCATCATTGAACGCGCTTGCCCTGACCTTGCCAGGCGCGCTCGCGCAGCAGATACTTCTGCGTCTTGCCGGTAGACGTCTTCGGCAGCTCGCCGAAGATGACGTGCTTGGGCGCCTTGAAACGTGCAATCGTGGCTTTGACGTGATCGATGATCTCATCGGCGGTGGCTTCACAGCCGGGTTTGAGTGCGACGTGGGCAGCCGGAACTTCGCCCCACTGCGCATCAGGAAACGCGATCACCGCGACTTCGAGGACGGCGGGGTGCTCCATGATCGCCTGCTCGACTTCCACCGAGGCAATGTTCTCTCCGCCTGAGATGATGACGTCTTTACTGCGATCACGCAGTTCGATGTACCCGTCGGGATGGCGTACGCCCAGATCGCCGGTGCGGAACCAGCCGTCGGGGGCCGCCGCCTCGGTGGCGGCTGGGTCATGCAGATACCCGACCATCACGTTGTTGCCCCGCAACGCGATCTCGCCGGTGGTCGCGCCATCGGAGGGCACATCTGTGCCGTCGTCGGCGAGCACACGGATCTCGCAGGAGATCATGTTCGCCACACCCTGACGGGCTTTGATCTTTGCGCGCGCTTCCAGATCCAGTTCGTCCCACTCGGGTCTCCAATCGCAGATGGCCGCGGGCCCGTAGGTTTCGGTCAGTCCATACAGATGGGTGACGTCGAATCCGAGTGCCGACATCCGGCGCAGGATGGCCGGCGACGGCGGCGCACCGCCGGTGGCGATCCGCACCGGTGTGCCGTCGATGGTGTCTGCCTCGGGCGCGTGGGCGATCATGGACAGCACGGTGGGGGCGCCGTTGAGGTGAGTGACGCCCTGTCGCCTGATCAGTCGCCAGATCTCTGAGGGCTCGACCTTGCGCAAGCACACATGGGTGGCGGCCGCGGCGGTGACTGCCCACGGGAAACACCAGCCGTTGCAATGGAACATCGGCAGGGTCCACAGGTAGACCGCAGAGGGGGACAGACCCGTGTGTCCGACCATCGCCAATGCCTGAAGATAGGCGCCGCGGTGAGAGTACATCACTCCCTTCGGTTTTCCCGTGGTTCCCGAGGTGTAGTTGACAGACAGCAATGCCAGCTCGTCGACCGGGGCGCGTTGCAGCGGGGAAGCTGCCGACAACATCTGCTCGTAGTCACTTTGCTGATCATCACCGGCCTGTACCAGTAGCGGTGAAGCGCTCATCTGCCCTCGCACCTGCTCGACAACCTCAGCGAAGACCGGATCGTAGATCAGTACGGAGGCCTCGGAATGGCCCAACATGTACGCAATTTCGGGTGCCGAGAGCCGGGTGTTGAGCGCGATCAGGGGCGAACCGGACCACGGCACACCGAAATGCGCTTCGAGCAGAACATGCGAGTTGGGCGCCAGAACGGCGACCGGACGTCCAGTCGACAGCTGCGCCAGCCCGCCCGCCAGTTGCGCCGACCGCTGGTGCAGCTGTTCGTAGGTCCAGCTGAGTTCACCGTCCACCACGGCCACACGGTCCCCATGACAGGCGGCCGCGCGATCGAGGTATGCGGT
Coding sequences within:
- a CDS encoding AMP-binding protein, whose protein sequence is MSANKQSAQHTSMSYEPLTPTAYLDRAAACHGDRVAVVDGELSWTYEQLHQRSAQLAGGLAQLSTGRPVAVLAPNSHVLLEAHFGVPWSGSPLIALNTRLSAPEIAYMLGHSEASVLIYDPVFAEVVEQVRGQMSASPLLVQAGDDQQSDYEQMLSAASPLQRAPVDELALLSVNYTSGTTGKPKGVMYSHRGAYLQALAMVGHTGLSPSAVYLWTLPMFHCNGWCFPWAVTAAAATHVCLRKVEPSEIWRLIRRQGVTHLNGAPTVLSMIAHAPEADTIDGTPVRIATGGAPPSPAILRRMSALGFDVTHLYGLTETYGPAAICDWRPEWDELDLEARAKIKARQGVANMISCEIRVLADDGTDVPSDGATTGEIALRGNNVMVGYLHDPAATEAAAPDGWFRTGDLGVRHPDGYIELRDRSKDVIISGGENIASVEVEQAIMEHPAVLEVAVIAFPDAQWGEVPAAHVALKPGCEATADEIIDHVKATIARFKAPKHVIFGELPKTSTGKTQKYLLRERAWQGQGKRVQ